In Pelodictyon luteolum DSM 273, the genomic stretch AAAAAGAGAAAAGCCGGTCAGTTTATTATGTTGCGCGTCACCTCGCATGGAGAACGGGTCCCCTTGACCATTGCCGGTTCAGACCCCGAAAAGGGCACCATCACCCTCATCGTCCAGGGAATGGGGAAGTCCACCAGGGAACTCAATATGCTGGAGGCCGGAAAATCGATCGCTGACATCGTCGGTCCCCTCGGCACACCGTCTCACATTGAGAACTTCGGAACGGCAGTCAGCATCGGAGGCGGCGTCGGCACCGCCATTGCCTACCCGACCGCAGTCGCCCTCAAAGAGGCGGGCAACCACGTCATCACGATCAACGGAGCCCGTTCGAAAGATCTCGTCATCCTCGAAAATGAGATGAAGGAAGTCTCGGACGAAGCCTACATCACCACCGATGACGGCTCGTACGGCTTCCACGGCTTCGTCACCCAGAAACTGCAGGAGCTCATCGACTCCGGCCGCAAGATCGACTATGTACTTGCCATCGGCCCCATCCCGATGATGAAGGCCATAGCCGAAGTTACCCGCCCTTACGGCATAAAGACCGTTGTCAGCCTCAACCCCATCATGGTCGACGGCACCGGCATGTGCGGCGGCTGCAGGGTCACGGTAAAGGATGAGATCAAGTTCGCCTGCGTCGACGGACCGGAGTTCGATGCCCATGAGGTTGACTTCACCAACCTCGCCGACCGCAACAGAATCTACCTCTCTGAAGAGAAAGAGTCGGCTGAAGGCACAAGCCACCGCTGCCATCTGCACATGGATAAGTAACCCGGACGGCAATAACGGCAGAGCGCTCAATCATTTTCCAACAGAACACACCTATGGACGCAAAACATATCACGAACAAAGAACGCCTGGCCATTCCCCGCCAGCCGATGCCGGCGCAGGACCCCAAGGTCCGTAGCACCAACTTTCGCGAAGTCAACCTCGGCTACACCCCTGAACTTGCCCAGCAGGAAGCGCTCCGCTGCATCCAGTGCAAGGACCCCGTCTGCATCCAGGGATGCCCGGTGAACATCAAGATCGACGAATTCATACAGCTGGTCGCCGACGGCGACTTCCTTGGTGCAGCCAGAAAAGTCAAAGAAGACAACGTCCTTCCCGCCGTCTGCGGCAGGGTCTGCCCGCAGGAGGACCAGTGCGAAAAGGCCTGCGTCATCGGCAAGAAACACGCGCCTGTTGCCATCGGCAACCTCGAGCGCTTCGTCGCCGACTGGGAGCGGGAGCACGGTGAACCGGATCTTCCCGCCATCAAGGCACCGACAGGCAAGAAAGTCGCCGTCATCGGCAGCGGCCCTGCAGGACTTTCCTGCGCAAACGACCTGATCCGCCAGGGCCACCGGGTGGTGGTGTTCGAAGCGCTCCACGAACTCGGCGGCGTGCTCATGTACGGCGTCCCTGAGTTCCGCCTTCCCAAAGAAATCGTGAAAACGGAAATTGAGGGGCTCAAGAAAATGGGCGTGGAATTCCAGACCGACGTGGTTGTCGGCCGTTCAGTCACCATCGACGAACTGATTGAGGAAGAGGGCTTCGATGCCGTCTTCATCGGCGTCGGCGCAGGACTTCCCTGGTTCATGGGCATCCCCGGCGAAAACCTCGTCGGCGTGCTTGCGGCCAATGAGTTCCTCACCCGCGTCAACCTCATGAAGGCCTATGACTTCCCCGCCGGCAGCGACACTCCGGTGTTCGACTGCAGGGGCAAGAACGTCGCAGTCTTCGGCGGAGGCAACACCGCGATGGACGCGGTCCGCACCGCAAAAAGGCTCGGAGCCGAACACGCCTACATCGTCTACCGCCGTTCGGAAGCCGAGATGCCTGCGCGGGTCGAGGAGATCCACCATGCGAAGGAAGAGGGCATCGAGTTCCTCCTTCTCATGAACCCGCTTGAGTTCCTCGGCAACGACCGCCACTGGCTGACCGGCGTGAAATGCATCAAGATGGAGCTCGGCGAACCCGATGATTCCGGCCGCCGCCGCCCCGTTCCTGTAGAGGGCTCCGAGTTCGTCCTTCCGCTCGACATGGCAGTCATCTCCATCGGCAACGGCTCGAACCCGCTCATCAAGCAGA encodes the following:
- the gltA gene encoding NADPH-dependent glutamate synthase, translating into MDAKHITNKERLAIPRQPMPAQDPKVRSTNFREVNLGYTPELAQQEALRCIQCKDPVCIQGCPVNIKIDEFIQLVADGDFLGAARKVKEDNVLPAVCGRVCPQEDQCEKACVIGKKHAPVAIGNLERFVADWEREHGEPDLPAIKAPTGKKVAVIGSGPAGLSCANDLIRQGHRVVVFEALHELGGVLMYGVPEFRLPKEIVKTEIEGLKKMGVEFQTDVVVGRSVTIDELIEEEGFDAVFIGVGAGLPWFMGIPGENLVGVLAANEFLTRVNLMKAYDFPAGSDTPVFDCRGKNVAVFGGGNTAMDAVRTAKRLGAEHAYIVYRRSEAEMPARVEEIHHAKEEGIEFLLLMNPLEFLGNDRHWLTGVKCIKMELGEPDDSGRRRPVPVEGSEFVLPLDMAVISIGNGSNPLIKQTTPDIEVSKRDTIIVDINTMATSKENVYAGGDIVTGGATVILAMGAGRTAAKAIHDKLMGTEVNHNEW
- a CDS encoding sulfide/dihydroorotate dehydrogenase-like FAD/NAD-binding protein produces the protein MYRIVSSIFLAENIKKLEIEAPRIAKKRKAGQFIMLRVTSHGERVPLTIAGSDPEKGTITLIVQGMGKSTRELNMLEAGKSIADIVGPLGTPSHIENFGTAVSIGGGVGTAIAYPTAVALKEAGNHVITINGARSKDLVILENEMKEVSDEAYITTDDGSYGFHGFVTQKLQELIDSGRKIDYVLAIGPIPMMKAIAEVTRPYGIKTVVSLNPIMVDGTGMCGGCRVTVKDEIKFACVDGPEFDAHEVDFTNLADRNRIYLSEEKESAEGTSHRCHLHMDK